Part of the Triticum aestivum cultivar Chinese Spring chromosome 4D, IWGSC CS RefSeq v2.1, whole genome shotgun sequence genome is shown below.
TGAAACATTGTTATCCCATTTTGCATGAAAATTATCAAGAACGCTTGTTACACTAACAAGGACATCTATAAAAAAATtagaaattttaaaaatatttagtATTTATTTTAAATTTACTGTTCATCATCGAGCATGTGCCCCCTAGAGCCAAAACGGCCACCCCACAGACTCTTCCATACTTTACTTCGCTCAAGGTTTTTTCTTTCAAAAGAACTACGAACTACTACCTCCTATCCATAAAAAGTTTCATAGTTTTGAACTAAACCCAGTTCAAATCTacaacacttattttggatcggagggagtaacacATTTATTTTACTCTATGTCTACACCTTCCTAAAGTCCATTTTTTTTGCAGATGGAGTACTCAGCTATCCATAAATTTCACATGAGTTTTGTGTAATATATACCATGTAGTCATCAAATATTCTATACTAAGAATTTCAAAATACCGTGGGATGAGCGATGAGACTTAAACCTAGTACTTCTTAAatttcattggtatgttactttaaTTTTATATATTAGCCTATTATAAtgtggtactccctccatccacaTATTTAGGGCGACTCGGGTGGAGTGCGGCCTCGGGGCCGACATGTGTGAGTTGCTGAGGTTTGTAACCTGGAGTGGCGGCTCTGTGTCGTGTGGTAGGATGGCAACTCTGGTCATTCGGGCGTCAGGGAAGTCGGCTCGTTGGGTACGCAACCCCTGGCTGGTGTGTGTTTTGTTGTATCGGTTTTCGGCCAGTTCTCTTTATAAACTGgccaattctcttcttcttaatgcaAATACAGAGCTCCTGCCGGTTCCTCGAAAAAAATGTATTAGGTCCTATATATGTGGATAGACGGAGTATGTCGATATCGGGCTGCACTTACTCTCACGTGCAAGGCACATGTAGCTTACTGGTAAACAGAGCTAGGTTACTCTTACTCATGTATTAACAGGCCTGTATAATCATAGGTAGGTTACACAATTGTACACCTCTAATCTTTCTAAAGATTTAAATAAGAAAGAGAAGAACCACAATCAACATATATGTGTGTTAGTGTGTGTCTATTTCGTGTCTGCTTTCTCATGTGTTTCTCTAGAACCCAACATTCGCAACTCCTCTCTTTGCCGAATTTAGCAGCAGAATGTACTATCGGTCTGCCGTGCGACAAAACAAAAATTGAAACAGGGGCAAAAGGTTCAAACTTCAAAGGCGTGGTATTATACCATGTTAATTATATACATGGCATACATCGATATTTCCCCGTTGGAGTCCAAAACTCCATATTAACACTTCCGTTTATTTTTTCAACTTTGACAACATTATTTAATTAATAACCATATCCTTTACAATAAGCGGAATCGGGAGATCAGAGGGTTTATCGTGCCACACCCTTGATTCCTGATCCAAAAAGCTAAAACGTGCAATAGTACGAGCACACTCGTTTACATCAGGCACACAATGATCTATCATCGCCTTGCCGAAAGAACTCATCAACCTTAGACAATCGTCAGTAATTACCGCTACTGATGCCCGATAGTCGTCCGGATTCTGGATACTGCTATACGTGAAACAGTATTAACAATTTCTTTCAGGAAGTTCTATTAACCACGCGAGCAACAAGAAAGCACTCAATGCAAAATAACAACAAAATAACGGCGAGGCATGGAGAGCTCTCCCTCCCGGTAAACGATGCAACGACGGACTGCAGGCTCGCCGCCAATACCGCTGATATGCGCAATATATATCGGAACATCCATCGATTGAAACCTGCCAATTGAGCAGgcagtttattgataatggaatgtAATTCGTTAATTAATTAAGCTTGGCGCTTCAAGCAATACCTAGCTGCCGAAATCGGCAAAGCAAGCGCTAATGGACGTTGTGCTACCTTAATTAATCACGGCAAAGAGGGAGATCTATGAGGTAGTAGAGAGTTAAAATTGATATTGTAGCAGGTACCTGTGCAAGTAGACGCATGGTGCTGGTGCCCCAGAAATCCTagaggcggagctcgagctcgagctcctCACCGGCACTGGCAACGGAGGCCCTCGTGCTGAGCATTTCCACCGCGCCGTCATGGCCGGCGGCTGGATCCACAAGGAGCTGCGCCTGCGCGTGCTCTGCAAAGCGTGGAGCGGCGCTACCCCACCTCTCAGGCCTGGCATCAACGCCCGCCGGCGCCGACACGCGGCTACCGCCGTGCGATAGGACGGAGTTGCTCATGGACCGGCCGCTGCCGGAATCAATGGCGGTTCCGCGGAAGGGGCCTTCGCCGTAGGGGCCGTACATGTACATGTATGGGTCGCTGAAGCTGCCGAGTCGGTCCTTGCGGTGCGCGTTCTGGTGGCCGCCGAGCGCCTGCGACTTGAGGAAGGTCTTGTTGCAGAAGAGGCACGGGAACAGCCGCACGTCCTTGCCGTTCACGCGCGCTGTCGGCGCTACCGCCTCCCGGTTCTCCTCCCAGCCTGCCGGCCCGAACGCCAGCGTCAggtccgctgccgctgccgctgcctgcGCGTGGAACCACGATGACTTGGTGTTCTCCATCCAAGTATATATATACTGCTTTCGCTGCAGTGTCACTCTAGGCCCTCTACTACACAAGACTATGGGGGATTGGGGGGCAGATGATCGCCGATAATGGTAGCGGCGGCACTTCTATATTTGGGAATATCAAGGACGGGAAGCAGAGGAGAACGAATGGGAGCCGAGTAGGCTGCCTGTGATATGATAGGTATAAATAGATCCCTACTAGAATGCTACTACTACTGTTTTGATTCAGAAAAAAGGTAAAATATATTCCTACATTtgccaaaaaaaaaggaaaaaatactaGATCACACCCCATTGGGAGGGAGAGCGAACGGCGCTACGGAAGAGTAGGCTGAGAGA
Proteins encoded:
- the LOC123100606 gene encoding zinc finger protein 7-like — encoded protein: MENTKSSWFHAQAAAAAADLTLAFGPAGWEENREAVAPTARVNGKDVRLFPCLFCNKTFLKSQALGGHQNAHRKDRLGSFSDPYMYMYGPYGEGPFRGTAIDSGSGRSMSNSVLSHGGSRVSAPAGVDARPERWGSAAPRFAEHAQAQLLVDPAAGHDGAVEMLSTRASVASAGEELELELRL